In Priestia filamentosa, the DNA window TGATATAGATGTAAAAGAAATGTTAATAACAGAGGCGCAACAGCAGAAGATTCGTGAAGACGTAGAAGCATTTTGGGACAAACTAAAGAGCATCACAATAGCATTAGAAAATGTTACAAAATTGCTTGATAATCAAAGTATCACAGAACAATCTTTTAAAGAGACATCTTCTATTTTGGCTGATTTAAAGGAAAGTGTGAAAGAAGCAACAACAGAACTAGGTTCAGCAAGAGCTCTTTTAAAAGATTTGCAAGTAAGAAATGAACGATTGGGAAGTTTGGAAAAAGAGAGAGAAAAGATACAAGAAGAGCTCTCTCAGTATCAGAAGCTTCAAAGCGTATTTAAAGGAAATGCTTTTATTGAGTATATGGCTCAAGAGCAGCTTATTGCAATTAGCCGAGATGCATCAGAGCGATTAGGGTTTTTAACAAGACAGAGATATGCTCTTGAAGTAGATTCACAAGGAGGATTTGTTATTCGAGATGATGCCAACGGGGGAGTGAAGCGACCGATTTCAAGCTTGTCTGGTGGAGAGACATTTTTAACTTCTCTATCTTTAGCGCTTTCTCTTTCTGCAGGTATTCAGCTTCGAGGAGAATATCCATTGCAGTTCTTTTTCCTTGATGAAGGGTTCGGTACACTTGATAGCGAGCTTCTTGATACAGTTATTACAGCACTCGAAAAGCTTCAATCTAATGATCTTTCAATTGGAATCATTAGTCATGTTCAAGAGCTGCGTGCACGTCTGCCTAAGCGCCTTATTGTTGAGAAAGCAGATGATCTTGGCAATGGTACAAAAGTGAAAATCGAAACGCTTTAAAGGAGAAAGGAGCAGATATGGTGTGGCAAAATCAAAAGAAGAGCGACGAATTGGTCGATGTGAGCTTTGTGGAAGAGATGATGTTTATACAACTGTTCATCATTTAACTCCAAAGGAAATGGGAGGCACATTTGAACCAACAGCAAACCTTTGTATTCCTTGTCACAAGCAAATTCACGCTCTTTATACAAATGACGAGCTAGCAGTTCGATTGAATACAATTTCTGACTTACAGCAGGATGAAAAGATTAGTAAGTTTATTAAGTGGATTAGAAAGCAGCCGTCATCACGCCTCCCAAGAACACGCAAGTCTAATAGTAGAAAAGCATAAAAACAGGCCGTTGAGGCCTGTTTTTTATGCATTTCCTGCTACAGTTTGGTCTGCAATATCCGGGTCGAACGTATTTGTAGCAGATCCGCCTGTGTTTGTGTTAATAAGGTTTCCTGTATTTCCAGATCCTGATCCATAAGCAACTTTTGAAGTGTCTTTAGGTGAAACATAAAAGGTATCTCCAAATGTAACAACGCCACCGCCGCCAATGCTTACAATTTGTACAGGTCCAACAAGTGCTGGCATGCTATCCCTCCTCTCTTTCTTCCTGCTCTTTCTCTCGACGATCACTTAGAAGCTGTCTAACATGTTTAACACGTGAATAACATTTTATATCATTTGTTGAGCCAATTTGAACAACAGAAGAAGTAGAAGCTCCAGTCACCCGAACAGATCCAACATGAATTATATTAGATTCGTTATATTTTACCGTTGGAATTCGTTTTAAAGTTAGTAGAGGATAGCTTCGTTTAAAAAGGGTATAATCATTAAAATTTCCTTCCCTACCCAAAAAAAGTTCTGCTTCACGTTGTATAGCGATTACTTTTGCCGAAGATCTAATATGTGCTGAATCTCCGATGTTAAAAATCGAGCTAGATGTTAAGGAATTCATTCGAAACCAATCTACTTTTGAAGTACGCATACTTTTTCTCCTTTATTGTAAAGAAAGAGGAACATAAGGACCGATAATAAGAGACTCTGGAGGTGTATCATAGGCAGAGGAAAGAGCTATGCTTTCAGTATCTCCAATCAAAAATACAGAGGAGGTAGATACACCAAGTACATGAACATTTCCAACAAGTAAGTCTCTATTTACAACCGTATAATTCATCATTTTTCTGCTCCTTTAAATGATTGAGGGAGATGTGTTAAAAAGGCATCGATTCCCCGTTTCATATCCTGAGTAATTTGAGTTTTTATACTTTCTTTTTTCTCTTCTCTTGGTTGCTCATCACCTCGTTGCTGTAGATGGAAAAGAATCCGTTCTTCAAGCTGCTTCTTTATATCTTCTGTAATGAAATCATAATAGGACTCATGTAAGTTGATTCCTTTCTCCCTAGCAAGGTCACGAATCCAATCATGGCCGTTTCCTTCTAATAAGGTGAGCGTCTCTTCATAAATTTCATCGCCTAACTCTTTTATATTTACATTCCGATTTGGTGGAGTTAAGTCACTCTGACTAATGTGGAAATCTTCAATCTGATGATCAGGAGAAAGTGGATTAAGTCCTATATTTAGCGTTCCTTCCAGTGTTTCAATTTTGAGTTGATCAAACTTGTATTCAATTCTGTCAATTTTAGTTGAAGGGGCCTCTTTTAACGAATTCATCTGTTTTTGGAGGGTTCCTATAGCTTGCTCAAGCTGCAAAATTCGCTGATTCTGTTGTTGAATTTGGGCCTGAAGTTGGTGGATATACGTTTGCGTCGTTCCTCCGTATTGCATAAAGAATCTCCTCCATTTCATATGAGTAAGCTGCTTTTATACATTATGCATGTGCCCAAAAGATGTGAAGGAGTTCTTCTCAATTCATACGTTCTTTTTTCTTCCTAAATTAAGAGGGACGCTTGGTGCTTCTGGCTCAACAAGATTTGTGGTCTCACCTGGTTTTACTGTTTCAGGAGCTTTCTCCGTGAAGCCACCTGTATTGTAAAGCTGCGCAAGAGAACGAATCATTCCAGCGCTTCCAATTTGAAAGACAGAAGAGTTACTAACGCTCGCAACCCGAATCGAATGGATGCAAATGCTTTGATTTACATAAAAATTCATACCTTCACCTCATTAAGCATTGGCAGCTATAGGTTGATCAATAAAGTCTTGATCCTGCGTATTCGTTGAACTGATTTTATTGTTAATCACCAATCCATCTCCAGTGCTAAAAGATCCTGCTCCAGCAAATGTTTTAGAATTTGCTGAAGGTGCGATCGTATAAACGTCTCCAATATGAAAAATACTTGCTGTTCCAACACTATTTACACTAACTGCTCCAACAATAGCTGGCATAAAAACACCCTTTGATTTTGAGTTATAGTGTATCGTATGTTAGGACGAAATATAAGGTGATAGCCTATTTATCCTTTTGTAATTGGAATAAATTTCTGACCTCTTTAAAGCTGATGATCTATGAAGTTTCAGCTATAATGGATGGCTAAGAGAGAAATGAATAAGGAAGTGAGAAAATGAATGGAATAAAAGACGAAAGAATAGCAACTGTTGACCTTTTGAGAGGGTTCGCTCTTTTAGGTATTCTACTTGTCAACATGCCTGGATTTTATTCACCTTCTATCTATATGGACTCCTTTGAAGATACACACTCAAAAATATATATGGCTATAGATATTTTAGGGCAGGGAAGTTTCTATCCTATTTTCGCTACTTTATTTGGTTTTGGATTCATGAAAATATTTCAAACTGCCTTTAAGAATAATGCTGCTTTTACTCCTTTACTTTTAAGAAGGTTATTTTTACTTTTGTGTATCGGATGTGTACATGCTTTTGTTATTTGGTATGGGGATATTTTAATTTTATATGCTGTGTGCGGTTTTTTTCTTCTTTTTTTTCAAGAAGCAAGAGGGAGAACTTTTCTTTATTGGGGAGGAGCTTTATTTATTATTCCAAGTATCATCATGATTCTTCTTCTTATCGTTGCTTCGTTCTCAAAAGCAGAGTCAAATGCTGTTGGCGTTGTGCAGCCGCTTATTGATAGTTCTATAAATGCATATAGAGATGGAAGCATTGCTGAGATTTTCTCTCAGCGGTTCCTTGATTGGTATTATATCAATAACATAGGGACGTTCCCGCTTCTGTTCTTATCTGTTTTTCCTTTCTTTCTCATCGGAGCCTTTTTAGCAAAAGAAAAAGGGTTTGAACGTATAAAGGAAAACGTTCTTTTCATTAAATATGTATGTATGGTATGCTTTTTTGCTTTCCTACTTTTTAAGGTTCTTCCGTATTTGATTGGATTTAACGTCGCTACAGACTTTATGCAAGACAGCGTTGGTGGACCTTTAGGAGCCATCTTTTATATTACGCTGTTTATGCTGTATGGTGAAAAAATACCGCGGTTTATCGCGCAACCTTTACAATCAGCAGGAAGAATGGCACTCACAAATTATATGGCTCAATCTGTTGTATGTACGCTCCTATTTTATAATTATGGATTAGGTTTTTATGGTGACATAACAGTTATGCAAGGCGTTCTGTTAGCCCTTGGTTTCTTTGTTGTTCAATGCATTGGAAGTTCTATTATCCTGAAGAGATACTCTAGAGGTCCTTTGGAACACCTTCTGCGCTCCTTCACATATCGAGGAATGAAAAATGAAAAAAACGCAGTTGAAAAGTAGGAATATAGAAAGAAAGAGCGAATTGTTTAAAAGGTAGAAAGAGGAGGAATAAAAAATGAAATTTGTGACAGCTAGACTACATGATGATGAATTTATTGGCATGATCCAAGGAGAGAAAGTAATTCATATAAATAAAATTGCCAAAGAGCGTTTTCAGACAGATATTCCAACAAATATGATTTCATTTATTGAGCATTTTCATTATTTTGAGCATATTATTAAGGAAATTATCGAAGAAAAAGGGCACGATGCTTTTTCATATTCCATAGAGGAAACAGAGCTTCTTGCTCCAATTCCAAGACCGAGTAAAAATGTATTTTGTGTTGGAAAGAACTATCGTGATCATGCTATTGAAATGGGAAGTGAACAAGATATCCCGACGAACCTTATGATGTTTTCAAAGGCACCAACAGCTGTAGTAGGCCCTGATGCACCTATTTTACGTCATGAAGATGTAACAGATGAATTAGATTATGAGGGAGAGCTTGCTGTTATTATCGGAAAAAAAGGAAAAGCAATTTCTAAAGCTGATGCTCTTCATCACGTTTTTGGTTATACCATTTTGAATGATATTACAGCACGGGATTTGCAGTCAAAACATAAACAGTTTCTAATTGGAAAGAGTTTGGATACTTCGTGTCCGATGGGACCTTTTATTGTGCATAAATCAGAAATTGAGAATGCAGCGAATTTACATATTGAAACGAGAGTAAATGGAGAAATAAGACAAGATGGCAATACGGAACAGTTTATTTTTCCAATTGAAGAAATTATTGAAACATTATCAAAAGGAACAACACTTGAACCTGGCGACATTATTGCTACAGGAACGCCTGCTGGAGTTGGAAAAGGGTTTAATCCACCAATATTTCTATCTTCAGGAGACATCATTGAAATAACAGTTGAAGGTATTGGGACATTAAGAAATAAAGTGCAGTAACCAAAAAAGATCGTAAGAATTCTTCTTACGATCTTTTTCTATCCCAATTTTTTTAAATCAGATGATAAGAACTGCTCACCTGTATTGAGTGTAATCTCAAACCGGTCGTTTCCTTCACTACAATCAAAGTGGTGATGAACTGAACAGATTCTTTCTTCGTTATCAAAGATAAGGAAATTCACGCCGTTTCTTTCACCATCAGTAGGTAAGAAACATAAAGTGTTAAAGCAATAAATACAATCATAAAGAGAAAAAGAGAGATCATTCAATAGTTGGCTTAAGCGCATGAATGAGTGAGTTGAAAGCTCATCAATAAGAAGTTGATAAGCGTGTTGTAGTTTCTTTCCAACGCGTAGCTCTGCCCCATCTTGTAAAAAGCAAACTGTGTTGTTAATTTCAAATGAATTATCTTTTTTCCAACATGCTTTTTGCCAATGACCTTTCCAATATACCTCGCAAGATGAGCTAAGGATATCTTGGAGCATTGATGCTTCATCCTCTTCATCAAAAAAAATCCATTGTGAATCAATACACTCAAGCGTTCCTAAAATAAAGGAGCGTGGTTGCATTTCTAAGCACTGCGTTTTCGATAAATTTTTCATAGGCCACTCCTCCAAATGGTTTGTTGAAAATCCTATTACTATTCTTTGTTGTCTAATTTCCTATTTTCTATAACTATAAAACACAAAATTTTGAAGAAAAAGCGGATGGACAAATCAACCTCTTACTTTTTACGCATAAGATAGCACTATTGAAAAAGCTATGGACCACGATAAATGAAAGGGTGGGGAAAACATGTGTGGTATTACTGGTTGGATCGATTATAATCAGAACCTCCTGAAAAAGCGTGACACAATTGAAAAGATGACAAAAACACTTGAAAAAAGAGGTCCTGATGATACGAATACTTGGGTAAGAGAGCATGTATCTTTTGGACATAAGCGTCTTGTTGTAGTTGATCCAAGCGGCGGCATACAGCCAATGACAAGAGATAAAAAAGAAAATTCTTACACCATTTGCTATAATGGAGAACTTTATAATACAGAAGATATTCGTAAGGAACTTTTAAAGAGAGGCTATACATTTAGCGGCCATTCTGATACTGAGGTGCTTCTTCTTTCCTATGTAGAGTGGAGAGAGAAATGCGTTGAACATTTTAACGGTATTTTTGCTTTTGCCATTTGGGATGAAGAACAACAATCTCTTTTTATGGCTCGCGATAGACTTGGTGTAAAGCCGCTGTTTTACCGTGTATATAGAGGAGGGCTTCAATTTGCTTCAGAGCTAAAAGCTATTCTTGCTCATGAAGATGTAGAGGTAGAAATTACGTACGACGGATTAGCTGAAGTATTAGGTCTTGGTCCATCACATACGCCTGGCCATGGGATTTTTAAAGGGATTGACGAACTGCGTGCTGCACATGCTTTGACATTTAGTAGAGAAGGATTGAACATCTGGCGCTACTGGAATGTAAAAAGTGAAAAACATACTGATTCACTTGAAGAGACAGCAGAACATGTGCGAGAACTGTTTCAGGATGCTGTAACAAGACAGCTTGTTTCTGATGTTCCGGTTTGTACCTTTTTATCGGGGGGGATCGATTCAAGTGCTATTACAGCCATTGCTGCCAATGCTTTTCGGGAACAAGGCCAGTCCCTTCATACTTACTCAATTGACTATGAAGATAACGAGAAATTCTTTAAAGCATCAGAGTTCCAGCCAAACTCAGATGGGGCATACATTAAGAAGATGTCTGATGAATTTAAGACGATTCACCATAGCTGTGTGATTAATAATGAAGAGCTTGCTCATTATTTAGAAGAATCTGTGCTTGTTCGAGATATACCAGGTATGGCTGATATCGATTCTTCTCTTCTTTGGTTTTGTAAAGAAATTAAGAAAGACTTTGTTGTTGGTCTTTCAGGTGAATGCGCAGATGAAATTTTCGGTGGGTATCCGTGGTTCCATAAAACGCATGCTCTTTCTTCTGATAACTTTCCATGGATGCGCTCTGTTGATGCAAGGGTAGATCTTTTAAAAGACGAGTGGCAAAAAAAACTCTCGCTGAAGGAGTATGTAAAGAACGGCTATGAGCAATCCATTAAGGAAGTTCCCACTCTTGATGGGGAAAGTGAAGAAGAGGCAAATAGAAGAAACTTATTTTATTTGAATATGATTTGGTTTATGCCAACGCTTCTTGATCGAAAAGACCGTATGAGTATGGGAGCAAGTCTAGAAGTGCGCGTTCCATTTGCTGATCATCGTCTTGTAGAGTACGTATGGAACATTCCATGGGAGATGAAAACCGCAGGAGGATATGAGAAAGGAATTCTAAGAAAAGCGCTTGAAGGGATACTTCCAAACGAAGTTCTTTATCGCAAAAAAAGTCCATACCCTAAAACACATAATCCTTACTATACAAATATTGTGCAAAAATGGTTAAAAGATATTTTAAAAGATTCCAATTCACCTCTTTATGAGCTTTTTAATGCTGAAAAACTTAAGGCAATTGCAGATTCAAAAGGAAAAGAGTTTTCTGTTCCTTGGTTCGGGCAGCTTATGACAGGTCCACAGCTTCTAGCCCACCTTTGTCAGATTCATGTTTGGTTTGAGAACTATAATATTAAGATTGTGAAATAAAGCTAAAAACATAGTCTCCTTTTTGGAGAGACTATGTTTTTTTTATGCAACATTAGGGGTGGGGAGTAAAAAAGCAGGATTTATTTGGACAAGAAAGTTTTATTAGCTCGTGGGAATACGCTGGAAGAGCCTTATGAAAAGGGATTAACAAGCATAGCGCTATATCCATTAACATTCCGTCTTCCTCTCTAAGACTCTGCCCTTTTATACCGAGAAGTTCTTCTTGATGTTCGGAAGGAAAATTATCAAATTTTTAATGAGAAAGCTTTTGTAACTAAAGAAGATAAAAGTGAAATTTTAGCAACAATTAGTTAGAAGCCTTTGCCTATGAAGCAGGGCTTTTTTTAGAGAATTAGAAAAAAATAGCTGAATTTTAAAAAAAGAGGTTTACTCTATGTAGAATAAGGGTAAATGTTTAGTTCACCTGTGTAATTTAACGGATATTTTAGGTCTAAAAGGTGACAATCATGGAACAATAAACCTAAGAGGTGATGACAATCAATGATTCGACTAGAAAAAGTATTTAAAAGGTATAATGATGGATTTCAAGCCTTAAAGGATGTAAACCTAACGCTTGAAAGTGGGAAAATTCACGTGATTATTGGCCCGAGCGGGTGTGGCAAATCAACTACAATGAAGCATATTAACAGATTAATCACTCCATCAGAAGGGAAAATTTATATTGATGACGAGGATATTTCACAAGTGAACCCAGTTCAATTGCGCCGTAAGATTGGCTATGTTATTCAGAGCATCGGCTTATTTCCTCATATGACAATAGCAGATAATGTAGCTATTGTTCCTCGCTTATTAAAATGGGATGAAGATAAAATCTCAACGAAAGTAGATGAACTTCTTTCACTCGTTAACTTAGATCCACATACATATCGAGACCGTTATCCAAATGAACTAAGCGGAGGCCAGCAGCAACGTGTTGGGGTTGTTAGAGCTCTTGCCGCAGAACCTGATATCATTTTAATGGATGAACCATTCAGCGCTCTTGATCCAATTAGTCGTGAGCAGCTTCAAGATGAGCTTTCAAACCTTCAAGAAAATATAAAAAAGACGATTGTATTTGTTACTCATGATATGGATGAAGCAATTAAAATAGCTGACAATATTGTGTTGATGAAAGATGGAGAAGTTGTTCAGGTTGGCTCCCCAGATGAAATTCTGCGTCATCCTGCAAAT includes these proteins:
- a CDS encoding ABC transporter ATP-binding protein, producing the protein MIRLEKVFKRYNDGFQALKDVNLTLESGKIHVIIGPSGCGKSTTMKHINRLITPSEGKIYIDDEDISQVNPVQLRRKIGYVIQSIGLFPHMTIADNVAIVPRLLKWDEDKISTKVDELLSLVNLDPHTYRDRYPNELSGGQQQRVGVVRALAAEPDIILMDEPFSALDPISREQLQDELSNLQENIKKTIVFVTHDMDEAIKIADNIVLMKDGEVVQVGSPDEILRHPANDFVKEFIGEKRLKANGGDSAFDFEGDELPTVEEVMIPKPVTAYPERGLASSLKLMEQRKVDTLIVVDNRKKLLGYAPILNILKQYRDETKTLKDAMEPFTYVVHKNTPFTVALDYMSEHNLPYVPVVTKEGIFLGVITRGSMVKLMASAYSAEDEVI
- a CDS encoding HNH endonuclease — protein: MAKSKEERRIGRCELCGRDDVYTTVHHLTPKEMGGTFEPTANLCIPCHKQIHALYTNDELAVRLNTISDLQQDEKISKFIKWIRKQPSSRLPRTRKSNSRKA
- a CDS encoding spore germination protein GerPB gives rise to the protein MNFYVNQSICIHSIRVASVSNSSVFQIGSAGMIRSLAQLYNTGGFTEKAPETVKPGETTNLVEPEAPSVPLNLGRKKNV
- the gerPC gene encoding spore germination protein GerPC; the protein is MQYGGTTQTYIHQLQAQIQQQNQRILQLEQAIGTLQKQMNSLKEAPSTKIDRIEYKFDQLKIETLEGTLNIGLNPLSPDHQIEDFHISQSDLTPPNRNVNIKELGDEIYEETLTLLEGNGHDWIRDLAREKGINLHESYYDFITEDIKKQLEERILFHLQQRGDEQPREEKKESIKTQITQDMKRGIDAFLTHLPQSFKGAEK
- a CDS encoding DUF2777 family protein, whose amino-acid sequence is MKNLSKTQCLEMQPRSFILGTLECIDSQWIFFDEEDEASMLQDILSSSCEVYWKGHWQKACWKKDNSFEINNTVCFLQDGAELRVGKKLQHAYQLLIDELSTHSFMRLSQLLNDLSFSLYDCIYCFNTLCFLPTDGERNGVNFLIFDNEERICSVHHHFDCSEGNDRFEITLNTGEQFLSSDLKKLG
- a CDS encoding spore germination protein GerPE; the protein is MRTSKVDWFRMNSLTSSSIFNIGDSAHIRSSAKVIAIQREAELFLGREGNFNDYTLFKRSYPLLTLKRIPTVKYNESNIIHVGSVRVTGASTSSVVQIGSTNDIKCYSRVKHVRQLLSDRREKEQEEREEG
- a CDS encoding DUF418 domain-containing protein — its product is MNGIKDERIATVDLLRGFALLGILLVNMPGFYSPSIYMDSFEDTHSKIYMAIDILGQGSFYPIFATLFGFGFMKIFQTAFKNNAAFTPLLLRRLFLLLCIGCVHAFVIWYGDILILYAVCGFFLLFFQEARGRTFLYWGGALFIIPSIIMILLLIVASFSKAESNAVGVVQPLIDSSINAYRDGSIAEIFSQRFLDWYYINNIGTFPLLFLSVFPFFLIGAFLAKEKGFERIKENVLFIKYVCMVCFFAFLLFKVLPYLIGFNVATDFMQDSVGGPLGAIFYITLFMLYGEKIPRFIAQPLQSAGRMALTNYMAQSVVCTLLFYNYGLGFYGDITVMQGVLLALGFFVVQCIGSSIILKRYSRGPLEHLLRSFTYRGMKNEKNAVEK
- a CDS encoding spore gernimation protein GerPD; this encodes MNYTVVNRDLLVGNVHVLGVSTSSVFLIGDTESIALSSAYDTPPESLIIGPYVPLSLQ
- a CDS encoding spore germination protein is translated as MPALVGPVQIVSIGGGGVVTFGDTFYVSPKDTSKVAYGSGSGNTGNLINTNTGGSATNTFDPDIADQTVAGNA
- a CDS encoding fumarylacetoacetate hydrolase family protein translates to MKFVTARLHDDEFIGMIQGEKVIHINKIAKERFQTDIPTNMISFIEHFHYFEHIIKEIIEEKGHDAFSYSIEETELLAPIPRPSKNVFCVGKNYRDHAIEMGSEQDIPTNLMMFSKAPTAVVGPDAPILRHEDVTDELDYEGELAVIIGKKGKAISKADALHHVFGYTILNDITARDLQSKHKQFLIGKSLDTSCPMGPFIVHKSEIENAANLHIETRVNGEIRQDGNTEQFIFPIEEIIETLSKGTTLEPGDIIATGTPAGVGKGFNPPIFLSSGDIIEITVEGIGTLRNKVQ
- a CDS encoding spore germination protein — protein: MPAIVGAVSVNSVGTASIFHIGDVYTIAPSANSKTFAGAGSFSTGDGLVINNKISSTNTQDQDFIDQPIAANA
- the asnB gene encoding asparagine synthase (glutamine-hydrolyzing); amino-acid sequence: MCGITGWIDYNQNLLKKRDTIEKMTKTLEKRGPDDTNTWVREHVSFGHKRLVVVDPSGGIQPMTRDKKENSYTICYNGELYNTEDIRKELLKRGYTFSGHSDTEVLLLSYVEWREKCVEHFNGIFAFAIWDEEQQSLFMARDRLGVKPLFYRVYRGGLQFASELKAILAHEDVEVEITYDGLAEVLGLGPSHTPGHGIFKGIDELRAAHALTFSREGLNIWRYWNVKSEKHTDSLEETAEHVRELFQDAVTRQLVSDVPVCTFLSGGIDSSAITAIAANAFREQGQSLHTYSIDYEDNEKFFKASEFQPNSDGAYIKKMSDEFKTIHHSCVINNEELAHYLEESVLVRDIPGMADIDSSLLWFCKEIKKDFVVGLSGECADEIFGGYPWFHKTHALSSDNFPWMRSVDARVDLLKDEWQKKLSLKEYVKNGYEQSIKEVPTLDGESEEEANRRNLFYLNMIWFMPTLLDRKDRMSMGASLEVRVPFADHRLVEYVWNIPWEMKTAGGYEKGILRKALEGILPNEVLYRKKSPYPKTHNPYYTNIVQKWLKDILKDSNSPLYELFNAEKLKAIADSKGKEFSVPWFGQLMTGPQLLAHLCQIHVWFENYNIKIVK